Proteins co-encoded in one Burkholderia sp. WP9 genomic window:
- a CDS encoding AAA family ATPase: MSTTDFNLTKGNTATRVADFIAFVNDRKTEQVLRSFVLDQAMPHTHVAIGGVSDAIAYLSKIERSPQFLLVDLHDSVMPLSDLGRLAEVCEPSVQVVALGERNDVGLFRSLLKIGVRDYLVKPLTVELLKRTVNVTEGKVSPVMLARAGKTIAFAGTRGGVGTTTVALNVARHLAEDTHRRVAYVDLNLYGGAANSMLGIQSNNGLTDVLQNVHRLDPQYVERTLVAKGARLFMLSAELAYGSVQPFESDALGRVLELLCDSFHYVILDVDKMTDPLAGDAFDFAARVYLIADRSVHSTRETIRLLRFIEDRDNNPPTSLLLNNPNAASAGKVQAADFTSAVGRAALYEIPFEARAISIAENLGEAPIEKVPHGFNQTITRIGHDLTGQPSAAERTFFQKLKLRRS; encoded by the coding sequence ATGAGCACGACTGACTTCAATCTCACCAAGGGCAACACCGCCACCCGGGTCGCGGATTTCATTGCGTTCGTCAACGATCGAAAGACCGAACAGGTGCTCAGGAGCTTCGTGCTCGATCAGGCCATGCCGCATACGCATGTCGCGATCGGCGGTGTCAGCGACGCGATTGCGTATCTGTCGAAGATTGAACGCTCGCCGCAATTCCTGCTGGTTGACCTGCACGACTCGGTGATGCCGCTCTCGGACCTCGGCCGGCTGGCGGAAGTGTGCGAGCCGTCGGTTCAGGTCGTGGCGCTCGGGGAGCGCAACGACGTCGGCCTGTTCCGCAGTCTGCTGAAGATCGGCGTACGCGACTATCTGGTCAAACCCCTCACGGTGGAACTGCTCAAGCGGACCGTGAACGTCACCGAGGGCAAGGTCAGCCCCGTAATGCTGGCCCGTGCCGGTAAGACGATCGCGTTCGCGGGAACGCGCGGCGGGGTCGGCACGACGACGGTCGCGCTCAACGTGGCCCGGCATCTAGCCGAGGACACGCACCGCCGGGTCGCCTATGTCGATCTGAACCTGTACGGCGGGGCGGCGAACAGCATGCTCGGCATCCAGAGCAACAACGGCCTGACTGACGTGCTGCAAAACGTGCACCGGCTGGATCCGCAATACGTGGAGCGCACGCTCGTGGCGAAAGGCGCGCGGCTCTTCATGCTATCCGCCGAACTCGCTTACGGGAGCGTCCAGCCTTTCGAGAGCGACGCGCTCGGACGCGTGCTCGAGCTGCTGTGCGACAGCTTCCATTATGTGATTCTCGACGTCGACAAGATGACCGATCCCCTTGCGGGCGATGCGTTCGATTTTGCGGCGCGCGTCTATCTGATCGCCGACCGTTCAGTGCACTCGACTCGCGAGACGATCCGCCTGCTGCGCTTTATCGAGGACCGCGACAACAATCCGCCCACCTCGCTGCTGCTGAACAACCCGAACGCCGCGAGCGCCGGCAAGGTTCAGGCGGCCGACTTTACGTCGGCCGTCGGACGTGCCGCATTGTATGAGATTCCGTTCGAAGCCAGGGCGATCTCGATTGCGGAGAACCTTGGCGAGGCGCCGATCGAAAAGGTGCCGCACGGCTTCAACCAGACCATCACGCGAATCGGCCATGACCTTACCGGTCAGCCCTCGGCGGCTGAACGCACCTTCTTCCAGAAACTCAAACTCAGGAGAAGCTGA
- a CDS encoding CpaD family pilus assembly lipoprotein, which yields MKTVRLLTLFLACAGAASVSGCFKPPRSMPDQSAIGFDGRSALPPDCASLSRPSVLTDAGWHRPSMEWGCATYTNLAAQVAHPQDLVKPQPLGPADAAVAASAVHRYETGHVIPLDTGTSRDSK from the coding sequence ATGAAAACCGTCCGTCTTCTCACGCTTTTTCTCGCCTGCGCTGGTGCGGCCAGTGTCAGCGGATGCTTCAAGCCGCCGCGCAGCATGCCCGATCAGTCGGCGATAGGCTTCGACGGCCGCTCCGCGTTGCCACCCGATTGCGCGAGCCTTTCGCGCCCTTCGGTGTTGACGGATGCGGGCTGGCACCGCCCGAGCATGGAGTGGGGGTGTGCGACCTACACCAATCTCGCGGCGCAGGTCGCACATCCGCAGGACCTCGTCAAGCCACAGCCGCTCGGTCCAGCCGACGCTGCCGTCGCGGCGAGCGCGGTGCATCGCTACGAAACCGGCCATGTGATTCCGCTCGACACCGGCACGTCGCGCGATTCCAAGTGA
- a CDS encoding type II and III secretion system protein family protein — protein MACAVWCAAPALAAPPYAVKPHATSARAVPAALSHAAVARTVAVAPDGMPDYASGPLNISAGKGTLVRLNEDATSVFVADPTVADVHVPSPKAVFVLGKKTGTTTLYVLGANNRTLVQRMVVVGRDMDGLRSMIAARFPGMNVQMSTGQGSLQLSGKAANPADADAVVQAVTPYLADKEVLINRMTIDRPLQVQLRVRITEVDRNVTQQLGINWQAMGSAVGNFYGGIFSGRPIYNLNQPIVGPTGQTTFPVNLPSNNAFSLFGAFKTNNVNIQALVDALNQEGLLTVLAEPNLVALSGQTASFLAGGEFPIPVSQTNGAISVEFKQFGVKLDFTPTVLNDHRISLKVRPEVSQIDTSVSVTTGGITVPGLSVRRADTTVELGSGQSFAIGGLLQSNTTDIISQIPGMGSIPILGKLFSSTNYQNNKTELVIMVTPYLVEPTDPSKLRTPLESLVSPSSDIEYSYRRQAGDGPSASDQPRLVGAAGYVY, from the coding sequence ATGGCTTGCGCGGTATGGTGCGCGGCACCGGCGCTCGCGGCTCCCCCGTATGCGGTCAAGCCGCACGCCACCTCCGCCCGCGCGGTGCCAGCCGCTTTGTCGCACGCCGCAGTAGCCCGGACTGTCGCGGTGGCGCCGGACGGGATGCCGGACTACGCGTCGGGGCCGCTGAACATCAGCGCGGGCAAAGGCACGCTGGTACGTCTGAACGAGGACGCCACCTCGGTCTTTGTCGCCGACCCGACGGTCGCGGACGTTCACGTCCCGTCGCCGAAGGCCGTGTTCGTGCTGGGCAAGAAGACCGGTACGACGACGCTCTATGTGCTGGGCGCGAATAACAGGACACTGGTGCAGCGCATGGTCGTCGTCGGACGCGACATGGACGGCCTGCGTAGCATGATCGCCGCTCGCTTTCCTGGCATGAACGTGCAGATGAGCACGGGTCAGGGCTCGTTGCAGCTTTCCGGCAAAGCGGCCAACCCCGCTGACGCCGATGCCGTCGTGCAGGCCGTCACGCCCTATCTGGCGGACAAGGAAGTCCTGATCAACCGGATGACGATCGACCGTCCGCTACAAGTGCAGTTGCGCGTGCGCATCACGGAGGTGGACCGGAACGTCACGCAGCAGTTGGGGATCAACTGGCAGGCGATGGGCAGTGCGGTCGGCAATTTCTACGGCGGCATCTTTAGCGGGCGTCCGATCTATAACCTGAACCAGCCGATCGTCGGACCCACGGGCCAGACGACCTTTCCGGTGAACCTCCCGTCGAACAACGCGTTTTCGCTGTTCGGCGCGTTCAAGACCAACAACGTCAATATCCAGGCGCTTGTCGATGCTTTGAACCAGGAAGGCCTGCTGACCGTTCTCGCGGAGCCGAATCTCGTCGCGTTGTCTGGGCAGACGGCCAGCTTTCTCGCGGGTGGTGAATTCCCCATTCCGGTGTCGCAGACCAATGGTGCGATCTCCGTCGAATTCAAGCAGTTCGGTGTGAAGCTCGATTTCACGCCGACCGTGCTGAACGATCACCGCATCAGTCTGAAGGTACGTCCGGAGGTGAGCCAGATCGACACATCGGTGAGCGTGACGACTGGGGGCATCACGGTTCCGGGGCTGAGTGTGCGCCGCGCGGATACGACCGTCGAGCTGGGGAGCGGCCAGAGCTTCGCAATCGGCGGCCTGTTGCAGAGCAATACTACCGACATCATTTCGCAGATTCCGGGTATGGGTTCCATTCCGATCCTGGGCAAGCTGTTTTCGTCGACGAACTACCAGAACAACAAGACGGAGCTCGTAATCATGGTGACGCCGTATCTGGTCGAGCCGACCGATCCGTCGAAACTTCGCACGCCGCTCGAATCGCTTGTGTCGCCCAGCAGCGACATCGAATACAGCTACAGGCGTCAGGCCGGCGACGGACCTTCTGCGTCTGACCAACCGCGTCTGGTCGGCGCGGCCGGATACGTCTATTGA
- the cpaB gene encoding Flp pilus assembly protein CpaB: MSNIIKFAVLIVGALMIALIVRVVVASGSHRSKPIVDTQKVLVSAADLPQGLLLRDEDLGWKPVPVAEVPPGAIVSGAPDALELKGALLRHAAASGTVLVAEDVILPGAPGFLAATLKPEMRAVSVAVDDVSGNAGLIQPGDYVDLLLTQQMDRRTDLPDLAVSSETVVEHVRVLAVGSEIKRPKNSDTPEVVGNRARTVTLEVTPRMGEVVSVAARLGSLSLALRSFATASRDPAVPMAASAAQPAPVWAGDISRAVRDLPRSRAVQVAAAAPAPVAPRPVTIYRGSEKSDATTSAAAGGDSASPPLPSMPASR, encoded by the coding sequence ATGTCAAACATCATTAAATTCGCCGTGCTTATCGTCGGTGCGCTCATGATCGCGCTGATCGTTCGCGTGGTCGTCGCGAGCGGTTCGCATCGGTCGAAGCCCATCGTCGATACGCAGAAGGTGCTGGTCAGCGCGGCCGACCTGCCGCAGGGTCTTCTGCTGCGCGACGAGGATCTCGGCTGGAAGCCAGTGCCGGTCGCGGAAGTGCCGCCGGGCGCTATCGTGTCCGGTGCGCCGGACGCCCTGGAACTGAAGGGTGCGTTGCTGCGCCATGCGGCAGCAAGCGGCACCGTTCTGGTGGCCGAAGACGTGATCCTGCCGGGCGCCCCCGGTTTTCTCGCGGCGACGCTCAAACCTGAAATGCGCGCCGTGTCGGTGGCCGTCGACGACGTGTCCGGTAACGCTGGTCTGATCCAGCCGGGCGACTACGTCGATCTGCTGCTGACGCAGCAGATGGATCGCCGCACCGATTTACCTGACCTTGCGGTGTCGAGCGAAACCGTCGTCGAGCACGTCCGGGTACTGGCGGTCGGGTCGGAAATCAAGCGGCCGAAGAACAGCGACACGCCGGAGGTAGTCGGCAACCGTGCCCGCACCGTCACGCTGGAAGTCACGCCACGGATGGGGGAGGTCGTGTCCGTCGCGGCGCGGCTCGGCAGTCTGTCGCTCGCGTTGCGCAGTTTCGCGACGGCTTCGCGCGACCCCGCGGTTCCGATGGCTGCTTCCGCGGCGCAGCCTGCGCCGGTTTGGGCCGGCGACATCTCGCGCGCCGTGCGCGATCTGCCGCGCTCGCGCGCGGTCCAGGTCGCCGCCGCAGCGCCCGCACCCGTCGCGCCGCGGCCGGTCACGATCTACAGAGGCTCCGAGAAATCCGACGCGACGACGAGCGCGGCCGCGGGAGGCGACAGCGCGTCACCGCCGCTGCCTTCCATGCCCGCGTCGCGCTGA